In Archangium violaceum, the following are encoded in one genomic region:
- a CDS encoding LysR family transcriptional regulator, which produces MQTLVPTWDDLRVLLALHRHHSFLAAGRALGVSTSTVARRIEALEAALGRALVHRGSAGTSVEPGALELVFLAEQLEHGLDAARRDEGDAASSLAGTVRISVGEGFVRPLTQLLSELRRKHPEMHFELVSESRLSDLSRREADIGIRKARSSSPVLVEKSVGRLRFALFASQSYVERRLRGGQLRAGDFERHDFVGYDGPLRKLPQEQWLVAQGATRFPFRSNSDFALQTAVELGQGICLMAEALGRELASLVRLDVDVPLPSVPVFLVFHRELRQVPRIRVVASALEAALRRGLS; this is translated from the coding sequence ATGCAAACCCTCGTTCCCACCTGGGATGATCTCCGCGTCCTGCTGGCCCTGCATCGGCACCACAGCTTCCTGGCGGCCGGGCGTGCGCTGGGCGTGTCCACCTCCACTGTGGCTCGACGCATCGAGGCGCTGGAAGCGGCGCTGGGGCGCGCGCTCGTGCACCGCGGCAGCGCGGGCACCTCGGTGGAACCCGGCGCGCTCGAGCTGGTGTTTCTCGCCGAGCAGCTCGAGCACGGGCTGGACGCCGCGCGACGGGATGAAGGGGACGCGGCCTCGAGTCTCGCGGGCACGGTGCGCATCTCGGTGGGCGAAGGCTTCGTCCGCCCGCTGACGCAGCTGCTTTCGGAACTGCGCCGCAAACACCCGGAGATGCATTTCGAGCTCGTCTCCGAGTCGCGCCTGAGCGACCTCTCGCGCCGCGAGGCCGACATCGGAATCCGCAAAGCGCGTTCTTCGTCACCGGTGCTGGTGGAGAAGTCCGTGGGGCGGTTGCGCTTCGCGCTCTTCGCATCACAGAGCTACGTCGAGCGGAGGCTGCGCGGTGGTCAGCTCCGGGCGGGCGACTTCGAGCGGCACGACTTCGTCGGCTACGACGGTCCGCTGCGCAAGCTGCCGCAGGAGCAATGGTTGGTGGCACAGGGGGCGACGCGGTTTCCATTCCGTTCCAATTCCGACTTCGCACTGCAGACGGCAGTCGAGCTCGGCCAGGGCATCTGTCTGATGGCCGAAGCGTTGGGGCGCGAGCTCGCGAGCCTCGTGAGGCTCGACGTCGATGTGCCACTGCCCTCGGTGCCGGTGTTCCTCGTGTTTCATCGCGAGCTGCGGCAGGTGCCCCGCATCCGCGTGGTGGCGAGCGCGCTCGAAGCGGCGCTGCGTCGCGGGCTGAGCTGA
- a CDS encoding potassium transporter Kup, translating to MSSDPSSHGPGSPTSAGSAAPVSTPSSSHGHRASGTGPEPFARLAPLALGALGIVYGDIGTSPLYALRDCFSGEHGIAPTPENVLGVLSLVFWSLIIVISVKYLGFVMRADNRGEGGILALLALVVQRGGREGSGARRIVLLTLGLFGAALLYGDGVITPAVSVLSAVEGLGVATPLFTPYVLPIALVILLALFLVQSKGTGGIGRVFGPLMVVWFTVIAVLGAHEMLRNLSVLQALVPTHAVRFFAQNGWHGFLVLGAVFLVVTGGEALYADMGHFGYRPIRLAWFAVVLPALLLNYFGQGALLLRDPSVAVNPFFHLAPDWALYPLVALATAATVIASQALISGVFSITRQAIQLGYWPRLEVVHTSAEEQGQIYLPGVNIALLVGVMLVVLGFRSSAALTAAYGIAVTATMGITTCLAYVVARERWGVRRAIAVPLGAAFLAVDLAFFGANVVKVAHGGWLPLTMGVVLFTLMTTWKRGRELLGQKLRVASLGLKDLLESFGENAPHRVPGTAIFMTGNPEIAPSAMLHNLKHNKVLHEQTLLLTITTEDVPHVPSAERVTVESLPLGMRRITARYGFMDDPSIPDILKRCREAGLPFSVMNTSFFLGRETIIISKHPGMARWRELLFLWMSRNARSATAFFRIPPNRVVELGAQVEL from the coding sequence ATGTCTTCCGACCCCAGCAGTCACGGGCCGGGCTCGCCAACGTCCGCGGGCTCGGCCGCTCCCGTTTCCACCCCGTCGTCCTCCCATGGCCACCGTGCTTCCGGCACGGGGCCCGAGCCGTTCGCCCGGCTGGCGCCCCTGGCCCTCGGCGCGCTCGGCATCGTCTACGGCGACATCGGCACCAGCCCGCTGTACGCGCTGCGCGACTGCTTCAGCGGTGAGCACGGCATCGCTCCGACGCCGGAGAACGTGCTCGGCGTGCTCAGCCTGGTCTTCTGGAGCCTCATCATCGTCATCTCCGTGAAGTACCTCGGCTTCGTGATGCGGGCCGACAACCGCGGGGAGGGCGGCATCCTCGCCCTGTTGGCCCTGGTGGTACAGCGCGGAGGACGTGAGGGCAGCGGCGCGCGGCGCATTGTGCTCCTGACGCTCGGCCTCTTCGGCGCCGCGCTGCTCTACGGCGACGGCGTCATCACCCCGGCCGTCTCGGTGCTCTCCGCCGTGGAGGGGCTCGGCGTGGCCACGCCGCTCTTCACCCCGTACGTGCTGCCCATCGCCCTGGTCATCCTGCTCGCGCTCTTCCTCGTGCAGAGCAAGGGCACCGGCGGCATCGGCCGGGTGTTCGGCCCGCTGATGGTGGTGTGGTTCACCGTCATCGCGGTGCTGGGCGCCCATGAGATGCTGCGCAACCTCTCCGTGCTCCAGGCCCTGGTGCCCACGCACGCGGTGCGCTTCTTCGCGCAGAACGGGTGGCACGGCTTCCTGGTGCTGGGCGCGGTGTTCCTCGTCGTCACCGGCGGCGAGGCGCTCTACGCGGACATGGGCCACTTCGGCTACCGGCCCATCCGCCTGGCGTGGTTCGCGGTGGTGCTGCCGGCGCTGCTGCTCAACTACTTCGGGCAGGGCGCGCTGCTCCTGAGAGACCCGTCCGTCGCCGTCAATCCGTTCTTCCACCTCGCGCCGGACTGGGCCCTCTACCCGCTGGTGGCGCTGGCCACGGCCGCCACCGTCATCGCTTCGCAGGCGCTCATCTCCGGGGTCTTCAGCATCACCCGGCAGGCCATCCAGCTCGGTTACTGGCCCCGCCTCGAGGTGGTGCACACCTCCGCCGAGGAGCAGGGGCAGATCTATCTGCCGGGCGTCAACATCGCGCTGCTCGTGGGCGTGATGCTGGTGGTGCTGGGCTTCCGCTCCTCCGCCGCCCTCACGGCCGCGTATGGCATCGCGGTGACGGCCACGATGGGCATCACCACCTGCCTCGCCTACGTCGTGGCGCGCGAGCGCTGGGGCGTGCGGCGCGCCATCGCCGTACCGCTGGGCGCGGCCTTCCTCGCGGTGGACCTGGCCTTCTTCGGCGCCAACGTCGTCAAGGTGGCCCACGGCGGCTGGCTTCCGCTGACGATGGGCGTCGTCCTCTTCACCCTGATGACCACGTGGAAGCGTGGGCGCGAATTGCTGGGGCAGAAGCTGCGAGTCGCCTCCCTCGGCCTGAAGGACTTGCTGGAGAGCTTCGGCGAAAACGCGCCCCACCGCGTGCCGGGCACGGCCATCTTCATGACGGGCAACCCCGAGATTGCCCCCAGCGCGATGCTCCACAACCTGAAGCACAACAAGGTGCTGCACGAGCAGACGCTGCTGCTCACCATCACCACCGAGGACGTCCCGCACGTGCCGTCCGCCGAGCGGGTGACGGTGGAGAGCCTCCCGCTGGGCATGCGCCGCATCACCGCGCGCTATGGCTTCATGGATGACCCGTCCATTCCGGATATCCTCAAGCGCTGCCGCGAGGCGGGCCTGCCCTTCAGCGTGATGAACACCAGCTTCTTCCTCGGCCGGGAGACGATCATCATCAGCAAGCACCCGGGCATGGCGCGCTGGCGCGAGCTGCTCTTCCTCTGGATGAGCCGCAACGCCCGCTCGGCCACCGCGTTCTTCCGCATCCCGCCCAACCGCGTGGTGGAATTGGGCGCGCAGGTGGAGCTGTAG
- a CDS encoding LysR family transcriptional regulator produces MKTVLFPQLHVFLVVARLQSFRGAARELGVSSAAVSQSVRQLEAQLGVVLLNRTTRSVAVTDAGRRLVEEAGPGLAQALAALQGVSAQPGEVVGRLRLSVPRAAVPFLITPVVPAFRARHPRVEVEVVVEERFVDIVAEGYDAGVRLSESIERDMVQVRLTDTFRFVVVGAPSYLARHGTPERPEDLLRHECITLRSQTTGTAYVWELERGRKSWRVPVRGGIATNDHTTSVALAAEGQGLAYALEPAVQEELRSGRLVRVLEAYAPTVPGFFLYYPSRAQRSGPLRLFVEAARELSTKAV; encoded by the coding sequence ATGAAGACGGTCCTCTTCCCGCAGCTCCACGTCTTCCTGGTGGTGGCGCGCCTCCAGAGCTTCCGCGGGGCGGCGCGCGAGCTCGGCGTCTCCTCGGCCGCGGTGAGTCAGTCGGTGCGCCAGCTCGAGGCACAACTGGGCGTGGTGCTGCTCAACCGCACCACGCGCAGCGTGGCCGTGACGGACGCGGGGCGGCGGCTGGTGGAGGAGGCCGGTCCAGGACTGGCCCAGGCGCTCGCCGCGCTCCAGGGCGTCTCGGCGCAACCCGGCGAGGTCGTCGGAAGGCTGAGGCTGTCCGTCCCGCGAGCCGCGGTGCCCTTCCTCATCACGCCCGTCGTGCCCGCCTTCCGCGCGCGCCACCCGCGCGTGGAGGTGGAGGTCGTCGTCGAGGAGCGATTCGTCGACATCGTGGCCGAGGGCTACGACGCGGGCGTGCGCCTGAGCGAGTCCATCGAGCGCGACATGGTGCAGGTGCGCCTGACGGACACCTTCCGCTTCGTCGTCGTGGGGGCGCCGAGCTACCTCGCGCGTCACGGCACCCCCGAGCGGCCCGAGGACCTGCTGCGCCACGAGTGCATCACGCTGCGCTCCCAGACGACCGGGACCGCCTACGTCTGGGAACTCGAGCGAGGGCGCAAGAGCTGGCGCGTGCCCGTGCGCGGCGGCATCGCCACGAACGACCACACGACCAGCGTGGCGCTCGCAGCCGAAGGGCAGGGCCTGGCGTATGCCCTGGAGCCGGCGGTGCAAGAGGAGCTGCGCAGCGGCCGGCTCGTCCGGGTGCTCGAGGCGTACGCCCCCACCGTGCCGGGCTTCTTCCTGTACTATCCCAGTCGCGCACAGCGCTCGGGGCCGCTGCGCCTCTTCGTGGAGGCCGCCAGGGAACTCTCCACCAAGGCGGTATGA
- a CDS encoding MFS transporter: MATGNEMGRFTGKVTANRRSNADVDALVRTQQPEKTMTIQLAGASVAPTPRSASWGAVFALTLCVSTLIASEFMPVSLLTPIASDLHLSEGGAGQAIAVSGLFAVVTSLFIASAAKAIDRRKLLLGLTGLMLASGLVVALAPNFTVLMIGRALLGVVIGGFWSLSAATVMRLVPEEDVPRALALLNGGNALATTVAAPLGSFLGQYIGWRGAFFVVVPLAAITLVWQFFTLPGMPTERAAPPPSTFAVLRRPKALAGILAVTLLFMGQFALFTYLRPFLETVTRVGVSTLSLLLLGMGAAGLLGTYLIGFFVARRLTAVLIAAPLAMAVIAVVLVVLGRSLPATALLLAGWGLIGTAVPVAWWTWLSRTLPHDAEAGGGLMVAAVQLAITAGASIGGQLFDRGGYQSTFVASAALLGGAALLAFRASRAVGASGGRGASDSGAPGPGHGRCGAGPGARAT; the protein is encoded by the coding sequence ATGGCAACGGGAAACGAGATGGGACGGTTCACCGGGAAGGTGACGGCGAACAGACGGTCCAACGCAGATGTCGATGCCTTGGTGCGCACGCAACAGCCCGAGAAAACCATGACCATCCAACTCGCCGGCGCGTCCGTGGCGCCGACCCCTCGCTCCGCGTCGTGGGGAGCCGTGTTCGCGCTCACCCTGTGTGTCTCGACCCTCATCGCCTCCGAGTTCATGCCGGTGAGCCTTCTGACGCCGATCGCGTCGGACCTTCATCTGAGCGAAGGCGGCGCCGGTCAGGCGATCGCGGTGTCCGGCCTGTTCGCCGTGGTGACGAGCCTCTTCATTGCGTCCGCGGCCAAGGCCATCGACCGCCGGAAGCTGCTCCTGGGTCTCACCGGCTTGATGCTGGCCTCGGGCCTCGTCGTCGCCCTGGCGCCGAACTTCACCGTGCTCATGATCGGACGTGCCCTGCTCGGCGTCGTCATCGGAGGCTTCTGGTCGTTGTCGGCGGCCACCGTCATGCGCCTGGTGCCCGAAGAGGACGTGCCGCGTGCGCTCGCCTTGCTGAACGGCGGCAACGCGCTGGCCACCACCGTCGCGGCGCCGCTCGGCAGCTTCCTGGGGCAGTACATCGGGTGGCGTGGTGCGTTCTTCGTGGTCGTTCCGCTCGCGGCGATCACCCTCGTGTGGCAGTTCTTCACCTTGCCTGGGATGCCCACTGAGCGAGCCGCTCCGCCCCCGAGCACGTTCGCCGTCCTTCGACGCCCCAAGGCTCTGGCGGGCATCCTGGCGGTCACCTTGCTCTTCATGGGCCAGTTCGCCCTGTTCACGTACCTGCGTCCCTTTCTGGAGACGGTGACTCGGGTCGGGGTGTCCACGCTTTCGCTGCTCCTGTTGGGCATGGGCGCCGCGGGGCTCCTGGGCACGTATCTCATCGGATTCTTCGTGGCCAGGCGGCTGACTGCGGTGCTCATCGCCGCGCCACTCGCGATGGCGGTTATCGCGGTTGTCCTGGTCGTCCTCGGCCGGTCCCTTCCGGCCACGGCCCTCCTCCTTGCGGGTTGGGGGCTGATCGGCACGGCGGTGCCGGTCGCGTGGTGGACGTGGCTCAGCCGCACACTGCCGCACGACGCGGAAGCTGGCGGCGGACTCATGGTTGCGGCGGTCCAGCTCGCAATCACGGCTGGCGCCTCGATCGGAGGACAGCTGTTCGACCGCGGCGGCTACCAGAGCACGTTCGTGGCGAGCGCCGCGCTGCTCGGGGGAGCGGCGCTGCTGGCGTTCAGGGCGTCGCGGGCGGTCGGGGCTTCCGGCGGGAGGGGGGCGAGCGATTCTGGAGCACCTGGGCCTGGCCACGGCAGGTGCGGAGCTGGCCCAGGCGCGAGGGCCACATAA
- a CDS encoding alpha/beta hydrolase, translating into MNHEKVSFNNRLGIKLVADLYVPKNLDRKKRAPAIVVGHPYGGVKEQTSGLYAQTMAERGFITLAFDASYNGESGGQPHFIASPEAFVEDFSAAVDYLGTNPLVDRNRIGVIGVCGSGGFGLAAAEIDPRIKAVATVSMYDIGQASRQGLAESLDKAGLRKNLEKIAAQRWAEVDGGQRAMVIGTPEVITEHSSAIDREFFDYYRTPRGHHPRSTTAMSLTSGAAMSLFWSFEHLDWISPRPVLFITGDQAHSRIFSEHAFKKASEPKELYIVPGAGHVDLYDRVKLIPWDKLTSFFNNHLA; encoded by the coding sequence GTGAACCACGAGAAGGTGTCCTTCAATAACCGACTCGGCATCAAGCTGGTCGCTGACTTGTACGTACCCAAGAACCTGGACCGGAAGAAGCGGGCACCCGCGATCGTCGTTGGTCACCCCTACGGTGGCGTGAAAGAGCAAACCTCCGGCCTGTATGCGCAGACCATGGCCGAACGCGGCTTCATCACCCTCGCGTTCGATGCTTCCTACAACGGCGAGAGCGGAGGCCAGCCACACTTCATCGCCTCCCCGGAGGCGTTCGTCGAGGATTTCAGCGCCGCCGTCGACTACCTCGGCACGAATCCGTTGGTCGACCGGAACCGCATCGGCGTCATCGGCGTTTGTGGCAGTGGCGGCTTTGGCTTGGCGGCTGCGGAAATCGACCCTCGCATCAAGGCCGTTGCCACGGTCAGCATGTACGACATCGGCCAGGCTAGCCGGCAGGGGCTGGCGGAGAGCCTGGACAAAGCCGGACTCAGGAAGAACCTGGAGAAAATCGCAGCGCAACGCTGGGCGGAAGTGGATGGTGGACAGCGAGCGATGGTGATTGGAACGCCTGAAGTCATCACCGAGCATTCGTCGGCGATTGATAGAGAGTTCTTCGACTATTACCGCACGCCGCGCGGCCACCATCCGCGCTCGACCACGGCGATGTCGCTCACCAGTGGCGCTGCCATGTCGCTCTTCTGGTCCTTCGAGCATCTTGATTGGATTTCCCCGCGCCCGGTGTTGTTCATCACGGGCGACCAGGCGCACTCACGCATCTTCAGCGAGCACGCCTTCAAGAAGGCCTCCGAACCGAAGGAACTCTACATCGTGCCTGGCGCTGGCCACGTGGACCTCTACGACCGGGTGAAGCTCATCCCGTGGGACAAGCTCACGTCGTTCTTCAACAACCATCTTGCCTGA